From a single Deltaproteobacteria bacterium genomic region:
- a CDS encoding DUF2442 domain-containing protein, with translation MRTSRAEAPAPSALRARIVNDALVVDLNDGRTVTAPLAWYPRLLHATARERRRWRLIGNGEGIHWPAVDEDLSVEGLLAGRPSAESQASFKKWLEGRRPLANKRMQPPRETARVRRARRRARG, from the coding sequence ATGCGTACTTCAAGAGCTGAGGCACCCGCACCTTCAGCGCTCCGGGCCCGGATCGTCAACGACGCCCTAGTTGTAGATCTCAATGACGGGCGAACGGTTACGGCCCCTCTCGCCTGGTACCCCCGGCTGCTTCACGCCACGGCGCGCGAGCGCAGACGCTGGCGACTCATCGGCAATGGCGAGGGAATCCATTGGCCCGCCGTCGATGAGGACCTCAGTGTCGAGGGTCTTCTCGCGGGAAGACCCTCAGCCGAAAGCCAGGCGTCGTTCAAGAAGTGGCTAGAGGGCCGCCGGCCGCTCGCTAACAAGCGGATGCAGCCGCCGCGCGAGACCGCTCGTGTTCGTCGCGCGCGCCGTCGGGCGCGCGGCTGA